The following proteins come from a genomic window of Mauremys mutica isolate MM-2020 ecotype Southern chromosome 7, ASM2049712v1, whole genome shotgun sequence:
- the WDR6 gene encoding WD repeat-containing protein 6, translated as MDSRLLRAPVTALRFVGGARLVAGEGPNVVVYSLDADGREAGSHWQSVLQNHRIHGIKERRSPSPEAEQRTLAVFGGKGLIVLELCVRGKEVSLIELCQLCELHDWIWDLQWLAGSKGTLTYVGLALGHNSVALYDYASHRTLRELHCEEKCILYSAYLVGDSWDELVVVAGTVFNQLVVWRVADGSDEAARIKPQRRVSGHDGVIFSICYLKSKGILASASDDRSIRVWDVGDLQAPRDPVRCLLVCYGHQSRVWSVRLLSDYLISIGEDSACIVWNYNGEVVQSFRGHKGCSVRAVAVHEARGWVATGGADTGVRLWHIRGPEPSGNGLVQLNFSPPHRNGSPKAVKLVDASQLLVMTDAGAIYSYNLASKCWALVMEDANYHSYSLLEVVQLANGIVLCAVGNLTGHVKVFPLCCPTESEEKRLYGGKVHSLSWAVCPGGDPSRRVLFASGPGGVLLWLEVSCCSSGRVASVVEKCCYLLPVCRHRWHTSIAFLPQEGLLVCGDRRGSLLLFPCSTALGSGTEQMLKAGQGDVADDPVGHGLVCKDSGDKPGLISFQGEGNRPMQGPISLLFGLHGKLGVTSVTCHDGFIYSTGRDGCYRQLRVQDQQLQVLRKQKPCKGLEWIEQLHFTPDGNLLVLGFQASHFVLWSTRTSEKLHCVPCGGGHRSWSYGRGLASEVFAYIKSGDVLVYQSRCGPSRQHVLREPLHGRELTCVRHVGTVRTRGCWLVDILVTSSEDMTSNVIAVSESSHSLAPLAAIGDHISSVRALAVASGSWQEETSDWSAVLFSAGGRAQIECYRLLLSCDHDARSGMTCQVIHVASHQLDEHWDRMRNKHRVIKMDPETRYMSIAVVAGTDAPCLFLAAACSDGSVRIFLMLESAQKLLLVADSFHHQRCVLKVETFTQRVAGDRRRHFLCSGATDGSIAFWDITATIEHAAAAREQASGELQPLALGAPALTVQAHSCGVNSLHVRQTAAGRYLVASGSDDGSIHICLVAVDTALSEPPPSLPWDVVPPGASAGARILLLEAFSRPCAHAAHVTGLRVLRPDLLVSASVDQRLTLWRRGKESLVFLGSRFCHVADVAELDCWGSEERGYGCVLCGQGLEIVWCMARADPQQLPSCGALE; from the exons ATGGACTCGCGGCTGCTGCGCGCGCCCGTCACGGCCCTGCGGTTCGTGGGGGGAGCCCGGCTGGTGGCAG GTGAAGGACCCAACGTGGTTGTGTACAGCCTGGATGCTGACGGCAGAGAGGCGGGGAGCCATTGGCAGAGTGTGCTTCAGAACCATCGCATCCACGGGATCAAGGAGCGGAGGAGTCCCTCCCCAGAAGCCGAGCAGAGGACTCTGGCTGTCTTTGGGGGCAAAGGTCTCATTGTCCTGGAGCTGTGTGTGCGAGGGAAGGAAGTGAGTCTGATTGAACTCTGCCAGCTCTGTGAGCTGCATGACTGGATATGGGATCTGCAGTGGCTGGCAGGCAGCAAAGGGACCCTCACTTACGTTGGGTTGGCCCTTGGCCATAACTCTGTGGCACTCTATGACTATGCCAGTCACAGGACCCTGCGGGAGTTGCACTGCGAGGAGAAGTGCATCCTCTACTCTGCTTATCTGGTTGGAGACAGCTGGGATGAGCTGGTGGTAGTGGCTGGTACAGTCTTTAACCAGCTTGTGGTCTGGCGCGTGGCTGACGGGAGCGATGAAGCAGCGAGGATAAAACCCCAGAGGAGGGTCAGTGGACACGACGGAGTCATCTTTAGCATCTGCTATTTGAAGAGCAAAGGCATATTGGCCTCAGCCTCGGATGACCGGAGCATTAGGGTGTGGGATGTTGGGGACCTGCAAGCGCCTCGTGATCCGGTGCGCTGCCTCCTGGTGTGTTATGGCCACCAGTCGAGGGTGTGGTCTGTCAGACTGCTGAGTGACTATCTCATCAGCATCGGGGAGGACTCTGCCTGCATTGTGTGGAACTACAACGGAGAGGTTGTTCAGAGCTTTAGAGGGCACAAAGGGTGCAGTGTCAGGGCAGTGGCTGTCCACGAGGCACGGGGCTGGGTGGCCACAGGTGGGGCTGACACTGGAGTTAGACTCTGGCACATTAGAGGACCTGAACCCAGTGGGAATGGCCTTGTGCAGCTAAACTTCAGCCCGCCCCATAGGAATGGATCCCCCAAAGCCGTAAAGCTGGTGGACGCAAGCCAGCTCCTAGTGATGACTGATGCGGGGGCCATCTACAGCTACAACTTGGCCTCTAAATGCTGGGCTTTGGTCATGGAGGATGCAAACTATCATTCCTACAGTCTCCTGGAAGTTGTGCAGCTAGCCAATGGCATCGTGCTGTGTGCCGTGGGCAATCTGACAGGGCATGTCAAAGTCttccccctctgctgccccacaGAAAGTGAGGAGAAGAGGCTGTATGGGGGGAAGGTCCACAGCCTGAGCTGGGCCGTGTGCCCAGGTGGGGATCCTAGCAGGCGTGTGCTCTTTGCCTCTGGCCCAGGGGGTGTTCTGCTCTGGCTGGAGGTCTCCTGCTGCTCCTCCGGACGAGTGGCTTCAGTGGTGGAGAAATGTTGCTATCTTTTGCCAGTCTGCAGGCACAGGTGGCATACAAGCATTGCCTTCTTGCCCCAGGAGGGGCTTCTGGTCTGTGGTGACCgcaggggctccctgctgctgtttccctgcagcacagctctgGGATCTGGCACAGAACAGATGCTAAAGGCAGGACAAGGGGATGTTGCTGATGACCCTGTGGGTCATGGTTTGGTCTGTAAAGACTCAGGTGACAAGCCAGGTTTGATTTCTTTCCAGGGGGAAGGAAACCGCCCCATGCAAGGTCCCATTTCCCTGCTGTTTGGGCTTCATGGGAAGCTGGGTGTGACCTCAGTGACCTGCCATGATGGCTTTATTTATAGCACGGGCAGGGACGGCTGCTACCGCCAGCTGCGAGTGCAGGACCagcagctgcaggtgctcaggaaGCAGAAGCCATGCAAAGGGCTGGAGTGGATCGAACAGCTGCACTTCACCCCTGATGGGaacctgctggtgctgggcttcCAAGCCAGCCACTTTGTGCTGTGGAGTACCCGGACCAGCGAGAAGCTGCACTGTGTGCCATGTGGAGGGGGTCACCGCTCATGGAGTTATGGCCGTGGGCTTGCTTCTGAGGTCTTTGCTTACATCAAGTCTGGGGACGTCTTGGTCTATCAGAGCAGGTGCGGGCCCAGCAGGCAGCATGTGCTGAGGGAGCCTCTGCATGGGCGGGAGTTGACATGCGTGCGGCACGTGGGCACAGTAAGGACCCGCGGGTGCTGGCTGGTGGATATCCTTGTGACCAGCAGTGAGGACATGACTTCTAATGTGATTGCTGTCAGTGAGTCGTCCCATTCATTGGCTCCACTCGCAGCCATCGGCGACCACATCTCAAGCGTGAGAGCTCTGGCCGTGGCCAGTGGCAGTTGGCAGGAGGAGACATCTGACTGGTCTGCTGTCCTGTTCTCTGCCGGGGGCAGGGCTCAGATAGAGTGCTACAGGCTCCTGCTCAGCTGTGACCATGATGCCAGGAGTGGCATGACCTGCCAAGTCATCCACGTGGCCTCCCACCAGCTGGACGAGCACTGGGATCGTATGAGGAACAAGCACAGAGTCATCAAGATGGACCCGGAAACCAG GTACATGTCCATTGCAGTTGTGGCTGGTACCGATGCTCCCTGCCTATTCCTGGCTGCCGCTTGCAGTGATGGATCTGTCCG GATCTTCCTGATGCTAGAGTCTGCCCAGAAGCTGCTGCTTGTGGCCGATTCCTTTCACCACCAGCGCTGCGTCCTGAAAGTGGAGACATTTACGCAGAGGGTAGCGGGAGACAGGAG GAGACACTTCCTGTGCAGCGGGGCCACTGATGGGAGTATTGCATTCTGGGATATAACTGCCACCATTGAGCATGCTGCAGCCGCCCGGGAGCAGGCGAGTGGAGAGCTGCAGCCCCTCG ctctgggggccccggccCTGACTGTCCAGGCTCACAGCTGTGGCGTGAATAGCCTCCACGTTCGGCAGACAGCGGCAGGACGGTACCTGGTGGCCAGTGGCAGTGATGACGGCTCCATCCACATCTGTCTCGTTGCTGTGGATACAGCCCTGAGTGAGccacccccctcccttccttgggACGTAGTGCCCCCTGGAGCCAGTGCCGGGGCTCGCATTCTCCTGCTGGAGGCGTTCTCAAGGCCATGTGCCCACGCGGCCCATGTGACAGGACTCAGGGTCTTGCGGCCGGACCTGCTGGTCTCTGCCTCTGTGGACCAGCGCTTGACGCTTTGGCGTCGGGGCAAGGAGAGCCTCGTCTTCCTGGGCAGCAGGTTCTGCCACGTGGCGGATGTGGCTGAGCTGGATTGCTGGGGAAGCGAGGAGCGGGGCTATGGCTGTGTGCTCTGCGGGCAGGGCCTGGAGATTGTCTGGTGCATGGCCAGGGCAGATCCCCAGCAGCTCCCTTCCTGCGGGGCTTTGGAATAA
- the DALRD3 gene encoding DALR anticodon-binding domain-containing protein 3 has protein sequence METGGGRFGVSETLGALNAALKKEPGPPASVWFKESSARNLRSRDFLAPQAALRPLFAGGQVPKDIIEDVISLKCPGVPPLQSCQQTPLGLTVQLQRPAAFQQVLNSIAEFTKPSQSASGQSIILNCTPLRSRRSLDMLSLSNLRAILVTDHLAEVLRIQGLNVHLVPAVPDEGIQKFLHQLRVEWPSELETTFVPEDVLALKQVLSQCPYATVPGLEPGQTRLADNVIFKVHLKNFLAQQSLEGYDPNLDVCLVTEEKLRVLAELRQMALRCAGTGPGDCCRVVHVVSCEGEFHQQQVDLLWRMLDLGAHTALQKHLVCGPVKVANSPSPVGAPQYFQLRRCQMYEASVMKYGDLVQDDSWTEIIRVLTSAAIRFEMLSTAHQSQIFLDLEDSSISTKGTKSGAFVMYNCARLATLFKTYQQAVEQGAYPAFPPASELNFSLLREEGEWLLLFNYILPFPETLSQAAQLPLSSKGIRITASTEAVCKFLIHLSMDFSSYYNRVHILGEPLHHLFSQMFARLQLMRGVRDVIHRALATLHLPPLSQI, from the exons ATGGAGACGGGCGGGGGCCGGTTCGGGGTGTCGGAGACCCTCGGGGCCCTGAACGCGGCGCTGAAGAAGGAACCCGGCCCCCCCGCCTCCGTCTGGTTCAAGGAGAGCAGCGCCCGGAACCTGCGGAGCCGCGACTTCCTCGCCCCCCAGGCCGCGCTGCGGCCTCTGTTCGCGGGGGGGCAG GTTCCCAAAGACATCATAGAGGATGTGATTTCACTAAAATGCCCTGGAGTACCACCTCTCCAGAGCTGCCAGCAGACCCCCCTGGGGCTGACTGTTCAGTTACAGAGACCTGCTGCCTTCCAGCAGGTCCTGAATTCTATTGCTGAGTTCACAAAGCCTTCCCAGTCCGCAAGTGGGCAGAGTATCATCCTCAACTGCACACCCCTCCGGAGCCGGAGAAGCCTGGACATGCTTAGCCTGAGCAATCTGAGAGCCATTCTAGTAACTGACCACTTGGCTGAAGTGCTCAGAATACAGGG GCTGAATGTCCACCTGGTTCCTGCTGTGCCTGACGAAGGAATCCAGAAGTTCCTGCACCAGCTGAGAGTTGAGTGGCCCTCAGAGTTGGAAACGACATTCGTTCCTGAGGATGTTTTGGCCTTGAAGCAAGTCCTCAGCCAGTGCCCTTATGCTACAGTCccaggactggagccagggcagaCGAGGCTGGCTGACAATGTAATATTTAAAGTGCATTTGAAAAACTTCCTGGCGCAGCAGAGCTTGGAGGGCTATGACCCCAACCTAGATGTCTGTCTTG TGACTGAGGAGAAACTGCGGGTCCTGGCCGAGCTGCGACAAATGGCCCTGCGCTGTGCG GGCACGGGGCCGGGAGACTGCTGCAGGGTGGTGCATGTGGTGAGCTGTGAGGGCGAGTTTCACCAGCAGCAGGTGGATTTGCTCTGGAGGATGTTGGACCTGGGAGCTCACACAGCCTTGCAG aAACACCTCGTCTGTGGGCCAGTGAAGGTCGCTAACTCCCCTTCTCCTGTGGGGGCACCCCAGTACTTCCA GCTCCGCAGGTGCCAGATGTACGAAGCCTCGGTCATGAAGTATGGAGACCTTGTTCAGG ATGACTCTTGGACTGAGATCATCAGGGTCTTGACATCAGCTGCCATCAGGTTTGAAATGCTGAGTACAGCCCATCAGAGTCAG ATTTTCCTCGACCTGGAGGACAGCAGCATCTCCACAAAGGGAACGAAAAGTGGAGCCTTTGTGATGTACAACTGCGCTCGGCTTGCTACGCTCTTCAAAACGTACCAGCAGGCTGTGGAGCAAG GTGCATACCCGGCCTTCCCCCCAGCATCAGAACTGAACTTCTCCCTGCTCAGAGAAGAG GGCGAATGGCTTTTGCTGTTCAACTACATTcttcccttcccagagaccctGAGCCAGGCAGCACAACTGCCCCTCTCCAGCAAAGGGATTCGAATCACAGCCAGCACGGAGGCG GTGTGCAAGTTCCTGATCCACCTGAGCATGGACTTCAGCTCCTACTACAACCGCGTTCACATCCTGGGG GAGCCACTGCATCACCTGTTCAGCCAGATGTTTGCTCGGCTACAGCTCATGAGAGGAGTGAGAGAcgtgatccacagggccctggctaCCCTCCACCTGCCTCCTCTCAGCCAGATCTGA